Proteins encoded by one window of Sulfurimonas crateris:
- a CDS encoding hotdog domain-containing protein, protein MSDREDKDFEDNEELEVEDYRAKDDVMLKTHEEINRDLCGEIEKMDIGYVKLKLVTTHDMIADSKGLIHGGFIFGAADYAAMAAVNERNVVLVASNCQFLSPVKFGDIVNFTAKVRHKEGRKRNVRVTGNVLDIKVFDGEFKTVVTDRHVLKLKLTEEDAEEEEYHNEHN, encoded by the coding sequence ATGAGCGATAGAGAAGATAAAGATTTTGAAGATAACGAAGAGCTTGAAGTAGAAGATTACAGAGCCAAAGATGACGTGATGCTAAAGACTCACGAGGAGATCAACCGTGATCTCTGCGGAGAGATCGAGAAGATGGATATAGGGTATGTAAAATTAAAACTTGTAACCACTCATGATATGATTGCAGACTCTAAGGGATTGATACACGGCGGATTTATTTTCGGTGCTGCGGATTATGCCGCTATGGCAGCGGTTAATGAGAGAAACGTTGTTTTAGTGGCAAGCAACTGCCAGTTTCTCTCTCCCGTAAAATTTGGCGATATAGTTAATTTTACTGCTAAAGTACGCCATAAAGAGGGCAGAAAAAGAAACGTACGTGTTACAGGCAATGTTTTGGACATCAAGGTCTTTGACGGTGAGTTTAAGACAGTTGTGACGGATAGACACGTGCTAAAGCTAAAACTTACAGAAGAAGATGCAGAAGAGGAGGAGTACCACAACGAGCACAACTAG
- the cmoB gene encoding tRNA 5-methoxyuridine(34)/uridine 5-oxyacetic acid(34) synthase CmoB, protein MNIDVLREERQKWMLWKNIAPLREALDSLEDGSWSVELGDAVKISGNYSDLSGIERVARMMMPWRKGPFEIFDTYIDSEWRSNLKYNLLRKHFNLKDKRVADIGCNNGYYLFRMQEDSPKSLVGFDPSPLYKTQFDFINHFVKSAIVYELLGVEHLEFYEEKFDTIFCLGVLYHRSDPIAMLKSLYRGLDKQGEVILDTFYIEGDDDMCLCPESSYSKIPNIYFVPTVKALKNWCTRAGFSGFEVLEKTVTGSDEQRKTSWIEGQSLEDFLDKDDSTKTIEGYPAPARVYVKLTKDCK, encoded by the coding sequence ATGAACATAGATGTATTAAGAGAAGAGCGACAGAAGTGGATGCTCTGGAAAAATATAGCACCGCTTCGCGAAGCTCTTGATAGTTTAGAGGATGGCTCATGGAGTGTAGAGCTGGGAGATGCGGTGAAAATAAGCGGCAATTACTCAGACCTCTCAGGGATAGAGAGAGTGGCACGAATGATGATGCCATGGAGAAAGGGACCGTTTGAAATATTTGACACATATATAGACTCCGAGTGGAGAAGCAACCTGAAATACAATCTGCTGCGCAAACATTTTAATTTAAAAGATAAGAGAGTTGCCGATATAGGGTGTAACAATGGATATTATCTTTTTAGGATGCAGGAGGACTCTCCAAAATCGCTTGTAGGCTTTGATCCTTCGCCGCTTTATAAGACGCAGTTCGATTTTATAAATCACTTTGTTAAAAGCGCTATTGTCTACGAACTTTTAGGGGTTGAACACCTAGAGTTTTATGAAGAGAAGTTTGATACTATTTTTTGTTTAGGGGTTCTTTATCACAGAAGCGATCCAATTGCTATGTTAAAGTCCCTCTACAGGGGGCTTGATAAGCAGGGTGAGGTGATACTTGATACCTTTTATATAGAGGGGGATGATGATATGTGCCTGTGTCCAGAGTCCTCATACTCCAAGATACCAAATATCTATTTCGTGCCTACTGTAAAAGCATTAAAAAACTGGTGCACAAGAGCTGGATTTAGCGGTTTTGAAGTGTTGGAGAAAACCGTGACAGGCAGTGATGAACAGAGAAAGACCTCATGGATAGAGGGGCAGTCGCTGGAAGATTTTTTAGATAAAGATGACAGCACAAAGACCATAGAGGGGTATCCCGCTCCTGCTAGAGTATATGTAAAATTAACCAAGGATTGCAAATGA
- a CDS encoding tetraacyldisaccharide 4'-kinase produces MKKKIIFWVEEYFYNPNPSQRVLSLLLLPLSWVYCFVMFLCFKSKKSEDLGVDVIGIGNLSVGGSGKTPLVTALASRYEDAAVVLRGYGRESSGLVVVSSGEEILCDVAVSGDEAMIYAHKISKAIVIVSEDRKKGILKAKEMGARVVFLDDAYSKHEIKKLDIVIDVESKNLSCLPSGPFRERLWSKKEALVVKEGVDFKRVVELKNKSDKMSLLTAIARPERLDSYLPDVISKNYFEDHHAFTKSEVFDILQRDKADSILVTYKDFVKLEQFGLKLSLLDMYLEVDENIFKKVDDYRKFGNAKKD; encoded by the coding sequence TTGAAAAAAAAGATAATCTTTTGGGTTGAGGAGTACTTCTACAACCCAAACCCCTCTCAAAGAGTTCTCTCTCTTTTACTTCTTCCGCTTAGCTGGGTCTACTGTTTTGTTATGTTCTTGTGCTTTAAAAGCAAAAAGAGCGAAGATCTTGGCGTAGATGTTATCGGGATCGGAAACCTGAGTGTCGGCGGAAGCGGCAAAACTCCGCTTGTAACAGCTCTTGCATCAAGATATGAAGATGCGGCAGTTGTGCTCAGAGGCTATGGGAGAGAGAGCAGCGGTCTTGTTGTGGTAAGCAGCGGCGAAGAGATATTATGCGATGTGGCCGTGAGCGGCGATGAAGCGATGATATATGCGCACAAGATTTCAAAGGCGATCGTAATTGTAAGCGAAGATAGAAAAAAGGGGATACTAAAGGCCAAAGAAATGGGTGCTAGAGTAGTCTTTTTAGATGATGCCTACTCAAAACATGAGATAAAAAAACTTGATATAGTAATAGATGTAGAGAGCAAAAATTTATCTTGTCTGCCATCTGGTCCATTTAGAGAGAGACTCTGGAGTAAAAAAGAGGCTCTTGTCGTAAAAGAGGGAGTAGATTTTAAAAGAGTGGTTGAACTTAAAAATAAAAGTGATAAAATGTCGCTTTTAACTGCCATAGCGAGACCTGAGCGACTTGATAGTTATCTGCCTGATGTTATCAGCAAAAACTACTTTGAAGATCATCACGCATTTACAAAAAGTGAGGTTTTTGATATTCTTCAAAGAGACAAAGCAGACTCTATTTTGGTGACATACAAAGATTTCGTAAAACTGGAGCAGTTCGGTTTAAAGCTTTCACTGCTGGATATGTATCTGGAAGTCGATGAAAATATTTTTAAAAAAGTAGATGATTATAGGAAATTTGGTAATGCAAAAAAAGATTGA
- the argB gene encoding acetylglutamate kinase, with protein MQKKIETVQTLLEALPFIKEFNKEIVVIKYGGSAQESSQLKERFAQDVLLMYLVGIKPVIVHGGGRQINEMLDALSIIPKFIDGQRVTSKEVMRIVEMVLSGEINKEIVSLLNSHGAKAIGISGKDAKFISARAKDFAKWGLTGNITNVDADVITNLIAEKFIPVIAPIADGGEMGHPGFNINADLCASYVAKAIGANKIIFLTDTAGVLNKDKKLLSTLNKDEVEALKADGTIHGGMVPKVDACLEAVEGGVHKAHIIDGRIEHSLLLELFTSAGVGTQIVL; from the coding sequence ATGCAAAAAAAGATTGAAACAGTTCAGACGCTTCTTGAAGCCCTGCCGTTTATAAAAGAGTTCAATAAAGAGATAGTGGTCATTAAATACGGCGGTTCAGCACAGGAGTCCTCGCAGCTTAAAGAGAGATTCGCGCAAGATGTTCTACTTATGTATCTAGTAGGTATTAAGCCTGTTATCGTTCATGGCGGCGGCAGACAGATAAATGAGATGTTGGATGCGCTTAGTATCATTCCTAAATTTATAGACGGGCAGCGGGTAACTTCAAAAGAGGTAATGCGCATTGTCGAGATGGTTCTAAGCGGAGAGATAAACAAAGAGATAGTTTCACTTCTAAACTCTCATGGCGCAAAAGCGATCGGAATCAGCGGAAAAGATGCGAAGTTTATAAGCGCTCGCGCAAAAGATTTCGCTAAATGGGGACTCACTGGAAATATAACAAACGTAGATGCCGATGTCATCACAAATCTCATTGCAGAAAAGTTTATCCCCGTGATTGCTCCAATAGCAGACGGCGGAGAGATGGGACACCCAGGTTTTAATATTAACGCGGATTTATGTGCATCCTATGTTGCCAAAGCCATAGGTGCGAATAAAATCATATTTTTAACCGATACCGCAGGAGTGCTGAACAAAGACAAAAAGCTTTTAAGTACTCTAAACAAAGACGAAGTAGAGGCATTGAAGGCAGATGGAACAATCCATGGCGGCATGGTTCCAAAAGTGGATGCATGTCTTGAAGCAGTGGAGGGCGGTGTGCATAAAGCTCACATCATTGATGGAAGAATAGAGCACTCTCTTCTTTTGGAACTTTTTACATCTGCAGGTGTGGGAACGCAGATAGTTCTCTAG
- a CDS encoding MBL fold metallo-hydrolase, translated as MKIKAKAMGEYQTNCYIVTVDEMDFIIDPGIGAVEWVMQNVTNPVAILNTHGHFDHVWSNEELQKRLKVPLYTPKEDVMLLQGSSWSPDLPPSKPDVEVEPNQEFGFNGVKVKFRHFPGHTPGCSTIEIGDAMFSGDFIFERSIGRTDFPYSSPQQMRESLGEFKKIPYDKTIYPGHGNTTTIKQEQQYSDYWIANL; from the coding sequence ATGAAGATAAAAGCAAAAGCAATGGGAGAGTACCAGACAAACTGCTACATAGTCACCGTTGATGAGATGGACTTTATAATCGACCCGGGCATCGGTGCCGTAGAGTGGGTTATGCAGAATGTGACCAATCCTGTAGCAATTTTAAATACTCACGGACATTTTGACCATGTCTGGAGCAATGAAGAGCTGCAAAAGAGATTAAAAGTTCCGCTATATACTCCAAAAGAGGATGTGATGCTTCTTCAAGGCTCCAGCTGGAGTCCCGACCTGCCGCCCTCAAAACCGGATGTAGAGGTAGAGCCGAATCAGGAGTTTGGTTTTAACGGAGTTAAAGTAAAGTTTCGTCACTTTCCCGGGCATACACCTGGATGTTCTACGATTGAGATTGGAGATGCTATGTTTAGCGGTGACTTTATATTTGAACGCTCTATCGGGCGAACAGATTTTCCATACTCCTCACCTCAGCAGATGAGAGAGTCTCTTGGAGAATTTAAAAAGATCCCTTATGACAAAACCATATATCCGGGACACGGAAACACGACTACGATAAAACAGGAGCAGCAATACAGTGACTACTGGATAGCCAATCTATAA
- a CDS encoding cation diffusion facilitator family transporter, which produces MRLEKKATVVSTSVAAVLVLMKMTVGIFSGSIAVLASAIDSLLDLIVSLFNYFALNSAEKDPDDKFHFGRSKIEPLAAVIEGFVISFSALFIFYEAISKIVSYKPMEYIGTSVTVMVASFVITAFLVAFLNYVAKKTKNMVIKADALHYKTDLFSNGAILLALLLISYTGEHLIDPILGMGIAIYMIYSAAPIIKEGMLMLLDAAPAPEDVAKIEALLDVQKDINGYHDLKTRESGSHIFISVHVVFNVSISLYDAHLISDRLEAKLRELFNDKHVHILIHMDPYDDSEMNVIEDGY; this is translated from the coding sequence ATGAGACTCGAAAAGAAAGCTACGGTCGTCTCGACAAGTGTAGCGGCCGTGCTTGTACTAATGAAGATGACTGTGGGAATATTTAGCGGTTCTATTGCTGTGTTAGCATCTGCAATTGATTCGCTTCTTGACCTGATAGTATCGCTTTTTAACTACTTTGCCCTAAATAGTGCGGAGAAAGACCCTGACGACAAGTTTCATTTCGGGCGCAGTAAGATAGAGCCTTTAGCCGCAGTTATAGAGGGGTTTGTCATCTCCTTTTCGGCACTCTTTATATTTTATGAAGCGATTTCAAAAATTGTAAGCTACAAACCTATGGAGTACATTGGAACGAGTGTTACCGTTATGGTCGCATCCTTTGTTATAACTGCATTTCTTGTCGCTTTTTTAAACTATGTCGCAAAAAAAACGAAAAATATGGTCATCAAAGCGGATGCGCTTCACTACAAAACAGACCTCTTCTCAAACGGTGCCATCCTGCTGGCACTGCTGCTTATATCATATACAGGCGAGCATCTTATAGACCCGATACTTGGTATGGGTATAGCTATTTACATGATCTACTCGGCTGCTCCGATCATAAAAGAGGGGATGTTAATGCTGCTCGATGCTGCTCCCGCACCCGAAGATGTGGCAAAAATAGAAGCGCTTTTAGATGTTCAAAAAGATATAAACGGCTACCATGACCTAAAAACAAGAGAGTCGGGTTCCCATATATTTATCTCTGTTCACGTAGTCTTTAATGTCAGCATATCGCTCTACGACGCACATCTTATCTCAGATAGACTTGAAGCCAAGCTTCGTGAACTATTTAATGACAAACATGTACATATTCTTATACATATGGACCCTTATGACGATTCGGAGATGAATGTTATCGAGGACGGTTACTAA
- a CDS encoding DegT/DnrJ/EryC1/StrS family aminotransferase, with the protein MKVAFCRYESSREAHSNVSDVLDQEDISQVEELESEFASYVGVDYALATSHGTSALHLAMLALDLKRGDKIVCSVNAHPNVPEVVRHFDAEPIFIDIDPESYNINLDKLEKYLEDNSAKKLKAVIVTHIAGQCVDLERLYAMAKRFDVKIVEDACEALGATYKGERIGSTGADITCFNFSSHLKRDICNGGMLVSNSSEIIERAKLLRSHAMKRDEDSLEYIYDVVDIGFDYSMSQLSAAYIRAQIKEQDKNLQRIQEIAQMYNKALDGVEHVTIPKPKSDDHPYSLYIIKVDKNRDSFALELKKQGVEVGLHYIPLHFLTYYKNKYSLKVNNFPVALTTYQQVMSLPIYASMENKEVQYVIEKIKAVASTRV; encoded by the coding sequence ATGAAAGTCGCATTTTGTAGATATGAGAGCAGTAGAGAAGCACACTCAAACGTGAGTGATGTTTTGGACCAAGAGGATATAAGTCAGGTAGAGGAGCTTGAGAGTGAATTTGCTTCATATGTAGGCGTTGATTATGCATTGGCGACCTCACACGGTACCTCGGCTCTGCACCTGGCTATGCTGGCGCTCGATTTAAAAAGAGGCGACAAGATAGTATGTTCCGTAAATGCACACCCTAACGTTCCGGAAGTCGTGCGTCATTTTGATGCAGAACCTATTTTTATAGATATTGACCCTGAGAGTTATAATATTAATCTTGACAAATTAGAGAAATATCTAGAAGATAACAGCGCGAAAAAATTAAAAGCCGTTATTGTCACGCATATTGCAGGACAGTGTGTCGATCTGGAGAGACTTTACGCAATGGCAAAGAGATTTGACGTAAAGATAGTAGAGGATGCCTGCGAGGCTTTAGGAGCTACTTACAAAGGTGAGAGGATCGGCTCAACGGGAGCTGATATTACCTGCTTTAACTTCTCTTCTCATCTAAAAAGAGATATCTGTAACGGCGGTATGCTTGTTTCAAACTCTTCTGAGATCATAGAGCGCGCAAAACTGCTTCGCTCACACGCTATGAAGAGAGATGAGGACTCTTTAGAGTATATCTATGACGTTGTGGACATCGGGTTTGACTACTCTATGAGTCAGCTTAGTGCCGCATATATTAGAGCACAGATAAAAGAGCAGGATAAGAACCTTCAAAGGATTCAAGAGATAGCTCAGATGTACAATAAGGCTCTTGATGGAGTGGAGCATGTCACTATTCCTAAGCCTAAAAGCGATGACCACCCTTACTCTTTATATATCATCAAAGTAGATAAAAACAGGGATTCATTCGCGCTTGAACTTAAAAAGCAGGGCGTTGAGGTCGGACTTCACTACATTCCGCTTCACTTTTTGACATACTACAAGAACAAATACTCGCTAAAAGTGAATAATTTTCCCGTAGCACTCACAACTTATCAGCAGGTTATGTCACTTCCTATCTATGCAAGTATGGAAAATAAAGAGGTGCAGTACGTGATCGAGAAGATAAAAGCGGTAGCATCGACAAGAGTTTAA
- a CDS encoding NAD+ synthase — protein MGKYDLISEYLQYFLDDEVRKTGMQNVVLGLSGGIDSAVVAVLAQRVFGDNLLCVKMPSHYSSQSSLDDADELCRDFKLNSITVSIEPMLKAYEELNLDMDNLRRGNLSARLRMSTLFDISAKHNALVLGTSNKSELMLGYGTLYGDLASALNPIGDLYKSEIYELAEHLGVTRSIIQKAPSADLWDGQSDEADLGYSYAKLDEALKYYVEDRLSKEEIVKRGCDESMFDMIVGRIFRNQFKRKMPLIAKLTSRTINHDFNYPRDITL, from the coding sequence ATGGGAAAGTATGATCTCATATCGGAGTATCTGCAATATTTTTTGGACGATGAAGTTCGTAAGACAGGGATGCAAAACGTTGTTTTAGGACTTAGCGGCGGTATAGACTCAGCAGTCGTTGCCGTTCTTGCCCAGAGAGTATTCGGTGATAATCTTTTATGCGTAAAAATGCCTTCTCACTACTCTTCACAAAGCTCTTTAGACGATGCCGATGAACTCTGTCGTGATTTTAAACTAAACTCCATAACAGTCTCGATAGAGCCGATGTTAAAGGCGTATGAAGAGTTAAATCTAGATATGGACAATCTAAGACGCGGAAATCTCTCCGCAAGGCTTAGAATGAGCACCCTTTTTGATATCTCTGCAAAGCATAATGCATTGGTCTTAGGAACTAGCAATAAAAGTGAGCTTATGCTTGGATATGGAACGCTGTACGGCGATTTGGCAAGCGCGCTAAATCCTATAGGTGATCTTTATAAGAGCGAGATATATGAGCTTGCAGAGCATCTGGGCGTAACTAGAAGTATCATACAAAAAGCTCCCTCAGCCGATCTATGGGACGGACAGAGTGATGAAGCCGATCTGGGTTACAGTTACGCTAAGCTTGATGAGGCGCTTAAGTATTACGTTGAAGATAGATTAAGCAAAGAAGAGATTGTCAAAAGAGGGTGTGACGAGAGTATGTTCGATATGATCGTTGGGCGTATCTTTAGAAACCAGTTTAAGAGAAAAATGCCCCTTATTGCCAAGTTGACATCTAGAACAATAAACCATGATTTTAATTACCCAAGAGATATAACACTATGA